One Paraburkholderia aromaticivorans genomic region harbors:
- a CDS encoding NAD(P)/FAD-dependent oxidoreductase, protein MDFDVIVLGAGIVGVSSALHLQDRGRRVALIDRRGPGEETSFGNAGLIESSSVVPYAFPRNLGTLLRYARNRSTDLYWDYRALPSFAGWLTRFWWESSPERLMAAAHDMLPLMRQSVAEHDVLIERAGLGQLSSDKGWIEAFRTSAEFLRQAAAAEVTASTYGLRVVALDAAALAALEPGVAEGFCGALHWQDPKSIVNPGALTKGYARLFEEGGGALLIGEATTVKSEGGAWTVQTSSGRISAREVVVALGPWSDQVFAPLGYRIPLRAKRGYHMHYQPTKPMLSMPLVDSQQGYVVAPMEGRLRLTTGVEIARRDAKPTGIQLERAERTARPTFGLGARLDERPWLGLRPCTPDMRPVIGPAPRHQGLWFAFGHNHHGLTLGPVTGRLLAEMMTGAQPFVDARPFRPERFR, encoded by the coding sequence ATGGATTTCGATGTAATCGTGCTGGGTGCCGGGATCGTCGGCGTGTCGTCCGCGCTGCATCTGCAGGATCGCGGCCGCCGGGTGGCGCTGATCGACCGGCGCGGTCCGGGTGAAGAGACCAGTTTCGGCAACGCCGGCCTGATCGAAAGTTCGTCGGTCGTTCCGTACGCTTTTCCGCGCAATCTCGGCACGCTGCTGCGTTATGCGCGCAATCGCTCGACCGACCTTTACTGGGACTATCGGGCGCTGCCGTCCTTTGCCGGCTGGCTCACCCGCTTCTGGTGGGAGTCGTCACCCGAGCGGCTGATGGCCGCGGCGCACGACATGCTGCCTCTGATGCGGCAAAGCGTTGCAGAGCACGATGTGCTGATCGAACGTGCCGGCCTCGGGCAGCTATCGAGTGACAAAGGTTGGATCGAGGCGTTTCGCACGTCAGCGGAGTTCTTGCGGCAAGCGGCTGCTGCCGAAGTCACGGCAAGTACCTATGGGTTGCGTGTGGTGGCACTCGATGCCGCGGCGTTGGCCGCGCTCGAGCCCGGCGTCGCAGAAGGATTTTGCGGGGCGTTGCATTGGCAGGATCCAAAGAGCATCGTCAACCCCGGCGCGTTGACGAAAGGTTATGCACGTCTGTTCGAGGAGGGCGGCGGCGCGCTGTTGATCGGCGAGGCGACGACGGTGAAGTCGGAAGGCGGCGCGTGGACCGTGCAGACCTCGTCGGGCAGGATCAGCGCGAGAGAGGTCGTCGTCGCACTGGGCCCGTGGTCGGATCAGGTGTTCGCGCCGCTGGGATATCGCATTCCACTGCGGGCGAAACGCGGCTATCACATGCATTACCAACCCACAAAACCCATGCTGTCGATGCCGCTCGTCGACTCGCAGCAGGGTTACGTGGTAGCGCCGATGGAAGGGCGCCTGCGGCTGACCACGGGCGTCGAAATAGCCCGGCGCGATGCGAAGCCGACGGGTATCCAGTTGGAGCGCGCGGAGCGCACTGCCAGACCGACATTCGGTCTCGGCGCGCGGCTCGACGAACGCCCGTGGCTCGGCTTGCGTCCGTGTACGCCCGACATGCGGCCGGTCATTGGGCCCGCGCCGCGCCATCAAGGGCTCTGGTTTGCATTTGGCCACAACCACCATGGATTGACGCTCGGTCCGGTGACGGGTCGTTTGCTGGCGGAGATGATGACGGGCGCTCAGCCTTTTGTCGATGCGCGTCCATTCCGTCCCGAGCGGTTCCGCTAG
- a CDS encoding DUF917 domain-containing protein produces MAYELRREDLEPLLLGAAFFGSGGGGTIESARHLAEHFVTGDYYPTDTVKVVSVDEATEGAAVMVAYLGAPEAINSATFPIGPVTAVQNVQTRLASQSTKLAYVMPPESGALGFTVAALVAAKLGLAVIDADGAGRAVPSLPMLTFAAAEIDPRPAFLVSQGGLCVELDVTPRNSNQGGPTHQRDVSAIVEQMMRPVVADPEFGQFGGLAMWVMKPADIRRATPIHGTLTRALELGRALQAGRIGSAQQMIGYLAEHCGLAARAISEPGELVSAEVDTSGGFDVGKVHIQAGQRTYTVLYQNESLLAWDSASPQPIVLSPDSVAYFVGGEGQAIFSNGDLLKDDGSLNPVIGKRPVTLIAWRAEAELRKPGLILDSFMQLLNTLGYLGPYVPLESLHSHHTARKGDAS; encoded by the coding sequence ATGGCATATGAATTACGCCGGGAAGATCTGGAACCGCTGCTATTGGGAGCAGCGTTCTTCGGTAGCGGCGGCGGTGGCACGATTGAATCTGCGCGGCATCTCGCCGAGCATTTCGTTACCGGCGACTATTACCCCACCGACACGGTCAAGGTCGTGTCGGTCGACGAGGCCACCGAAGGCGCGGCCGTCATGGTCGCCTATCTCGGCGCGCCTGAAGCGATCAACTCCGCGACCTTTCCGATCGGACCCGTGACGGCCGTGCAGAACGTCCAGACCCGGCTCGCCTCGCAATCCACCAAGCTCGCCTACGTGATGCCGCCGGAAAGCGGCGCGCTGGGCTTCACGGTGGCGGCGCTCGTGGCGGCGAAACTCGGCCTCGCGGTGATCGACGCCGACGGCGCCGGCCGCGCCGTGCCCTCGCTGCCGATGCTTACCTTCGCGGCCGCCGAGATCGATCCGCGCCCGGCGTTCCTCGTGAGCCAGGGTGGCCTGTGCGTCGAACTCGACGTGACGCCGCGCAACAGCAACCAGGGCGGCCCGACGCATCAACGCGACGTGTCGGCGATCGTCGAGCAGATGATGCGTCCGGTCGTCGCCGATCCCGAGTTCGGCCAGTTCGGCGGCCTCGCGATGTGGGTGATGAAGCCGGCCGACATCCGCCGCGCCACGCCGATCCATGGCACCTTGACGCGTGCGCTCGAACTCGGGCGCGCGTTGCAGGCCGGACGGATCGGCAGCGCCCAGCAGATGATCGGCTATCTCGCCGAGCATTGCGGGCTCGCCGCGCGCGCCATCTCGGAACCCGGCGAGCTGGTCTCGGCCGAGGTCGATACGAGCGGCGGCTTCGACGTCGGCAAGGTGCATATTCAGGCCGGACAGCGGACCTATACGGTGCTGTATCAGAACGAGTCGCTGCTCGCGTGGGACAGCGCAAGTCCGCAGCCGATCGTGTTGTCGCCGGACAGCGTGGCGTATTTCGTCGGCGGCGAAGGTCAGGCGATCTTCAGCAACGGCGACCTGCTCAAGGATGACGGTTCGTTGAACCCGGTGATCGGCAAGCGCCCGGTGACCCTGATCGCCTGGCGTGCCGAAGCCGAATTGCGCAAGCCCGGCCTGATTCTCGACAGCTTCATGCAGTTGCTGAACACGCTCGGCTATCTCGGGCCGTATGTGCCGCTTGAATCACTCCATTCGCACCACACCGCACGCAAGGGAGACGCATCTTGA
- a CDS encoding ABC transporter substrate-binding protein: MFQKLSLSIFVAAALLGSVGTVSAETQNTLRFGIEAAYPPFESKSPTGQLEGFDVDVGNAVCTKMGVKCEWVENAFDGLIPALQARKFDVINSAMNITDKRKQTIAFTRPIYVVPIVMVAKRGSGLLPDVKGLQGKRVGVLQASSQEDFLKRHWANAGVSIVSYADQDQVYADLVAGRLDAAVQEAQTVQDGFLNKPAGHDYAIAGQPLSDPATLGEGTGFGLRKGDKALAGKIDAALDALKKDGTLSALSQKYFKRDIIAK, encoded by the coding sequence ATGTTTCAGAAGCTTTCACTTTCAATTTTCGTCGCTGCCGCGTTGCTCGGTTCGGTCGGCACCGTCAGCGCGGAGACCCAAAACACCTTGCGCTTCGGCATCGAGGCCGCCTATCCGCCGTTCGAAAGCAAGTCGCCGACAGGGCAACTGGAGGGCTTCGACGTCGACGTCGGCAACGCCGTCTGCACGAAGATGGGCGTGAAATGCGAGTGGGTGGAGAATGCATTCGACGGGCTGATTCCCGCGTTGCAGGCCCGCAAATTCGACGTGATCAATTCGGCCATGAACATCACCGACAAGCGCAAGCAGACGATCGCTTTCACGCGGCCCATCTATGTCGTACCGATCGTGATGGTGGCGAAGCGCGGTTCGGGCTTGCTGCCTGACGTGAAGGGTCTGCAGGGCAAACGCGTGGGCGTGCTGCAGGCGTCGTCGCAGGAAGATTTTCTGAAGCGCCATTGGGCGAATGCTGGTGTGTCGATCGTTTCTTACGCCGACCAGGACCAGGTGTACGCCGACCTCGTGGCCGGCCGTCTCGATGCTGCCGTTCAGGAAGCGCAGACTGTTCAGGACGGTTTCCTGAACAAGCCCGCAGGCCATGACTATGCGATTGCCGGCCAGCCGCTCAGCGACCCGGCGACGCTCGGCGAAGGGACCGGCTTCGGCTTGCGCAAGGGCGACAAGGCGCTGGCCGGGAAAATCGATGCCGCGCTCGACGCGCTGAAGAAAGACGGCACGCTCAGCGCGCTTTCGCAGAAGTATTTCAAACGCGACATCATCGCGAAGTAG
- a CDS encoding aspartate/glutamate racemase family protein, producing the protein MSAPIRICVLVPVATSAYNDRIMKAIAPVLPSDVQVEIRNITTGHPDIENRTNWLQNGMPVVELAQSIANDGFDGIWLTDFDMCGVEAAREVIDIPIIGGFPATAFTALALSQRFSIITILQSTLAMQRGHPQTYGIQDNFASIRAIDCPVSQLDNVDVVVVRTFEAALKAIKDDGAQAILLGCTGFVDVASRVSTLLGEALGAYVPVIDPNQAGFSFLVSLVRMKVRPSRLTYSKVSLQS; encoded by the coding sequence TTGAGCGCACCCATTCGTATCTGCGTGCTGGTGCCCGTCGCCACGTCGGCCTACAACGACCGCATCATGAAGGCCATCGCGCCGGTCTTGCCGTCGGACGTGCAGGTCGAGATCCGCAATATCACCACGGGGCATCCCGACATCGAGAACCGTACGAACTGGCTGCAGAACGGCATGCCGGTGGTCGAACTCGCGCAGTCCATTGCCAACGACGGCTTCGACGGCATCTGGCTGACCGACTTCGACATGTGCGGCGTCGAGGCCGCGCGCGAAGTGATCGATATCCCGATCATCGGCGGCTTTCCCGCTACGGCCTTCACCGCGCTCGCGCTCAGCCAGCGTTTCTCGATCATCACGATCCTGCAAAGCACGCTGGCGATGCAGCGCGGTCATCCGCAGACCTACGGCATCCAGGACAACTTCGCGTCGATCCGCGCGATCGATTGCCCGGTCTCGCAACTCGACAACGTCGACGTGGTGGTCGTTCGCACCTTCGAGGCGGCGCTGAAGGCGATCAAGGACGACGGCGCGCAAGCCATTCTGCTCGGCTGCACCGGTTTCGTCGACGTCGCGAGCCGCGTCTCCACGCTGCTCGGCGAGGCGCTCGGCGCGTATGTGCCGGTGATCGATCCGAATCAGGCCGGCTTCAGCTTCCTCGTGTCGCTGGTGCGGATGAAGGTACGTCCCAGCCGGTTGACTTACAGCAAGGTCAGTCTCCAGTCGTAA
- a CDS encoding ornithine cyclodeaminase family protein, translating to MSKIDKAVPLIVDEETVREALPHLDVRNALTQMFRALGNDAAAQPPQTLTLFPGGAGDFITYLGVMASAKVFGAKLSPYIVTPTRPVITAWTALMSMETGQPLMWCDAGLLTIERTAGATALAVEHLAAPDAGRLAIIGSGAVGQAHLRHLASVRPWHSIQAFSPDLKDNAAKRAALAALDERVAVCTAIEDCVRDADVVALCTSSGTPVLHEGMLGKPALITSISTNAANAHEIPPSWIPAMDVYCDYRQTTPASAGEMKLAAERHGWSAENVVADLPELVSGVAHKPSYQKHAFFRSIGLGLEDVAIAFELFRHLTQRDA from the coding sequence ATGAGCAAGATAGACAAAGCCGTTCCGTTGATCGTCGATGAGGAAACCGTTCGCGAAGCCCTTCCTCATCTCGACGTGCGCAATGCGTTGACGCAAATGTTTCGCGCGCTTGGCAACGACGCCGCGGCGCAGCCGCCCCAAACGCTGACGCTGTTTCCAGGCGGCGCGGGGGACTTCATTACCTACCTCGGCGTGATGGCGAGCGCCAAGGTATTCGGCGCGAAACTGTCGCCGTATATCGTTACGCCAACCAGGCCGGTCATTACCGCGTGGACCGCGCTGATGTCGATGGAAACGGGACAGCCTTTGATGTGGTGCGATGCCGGCCTGCTCACGATCGAGCGCACGGCTGGCGCAACGGCGCTCGCCGTCGAGCACCTCGCCGCGCCCGATGCGGGAAGGCTCGCGATCATCGGTTCGGGCGCGGTGGGCCAGGCGCATCTGCGGCACCTGGCGTCCGTGCGTCCCTGGCATTCGATTCAGGCGTTTTCGCCGGACCTCAAGGACAACGCGGCGAAACGCGCCGCGCTCGCGGCCCTCGACGAGCGCGTCGCCGTTTGCACCGCGATTGAAGATTGCGTGCGCGATGCCGATGTGGTGGCCTTGTGCACTTCATCGGGTACGCCCGTGCTGCACGAAGGCATGCTCGGCAAGCCGGCGCTCATTACGTCGATCAGCACCAACGCTGCGAACGCCCACGAAATTCCGCCCTCATGGATTCCCGCCATGGACGTCTATTGCGATTACCGGCAGACCACGCCGGCCAGCGCGGGCGAAATGAAGTTGGCCGCGGAGCGACATGGCTGGTCCGCCGAAAACGTGGTGGCCGATTTGCCCGAACTCGTGTCGGGCGTCGCGCACAAGCCGTCCTATCAGAAACACGCATTTTTCCGCTCGATCGGACTGGGACTCGAAGACGTGGCCATCGCGTTCGAACTTTTCAGGCATTTGACGCAGCGGGATGCATGA
- a CDS encoding helix-turn-helix transcriptional regulator, which produces MRKTKTTAARRLLLDRYSRVADGIALLFFPYVEIVIHDLQSQTVAYIANNLSKRELGDESALEEMDHSAESGTIGPYEKINWDGRRMRCVSTVLFDDAEAAIGVMCVNYNIAVFEDVKHVIDRVISGAGLVKQPEELFKDDWQERINTFLHTWLQERQLALNSLTRDHRRELVEALWAEGAFKGKSAANYVANVLGMGRATVYQHIRDLRGAAA; this is translated from the coding sequence ATGCGAAAGACCAAGACCACGGCCGCACGTCGGCTGCTTCTGGATCGATACAGCCGTGTCGCCGACGGCATCGCGCTGCTGTTTTTCCCGTACGTCGAAATCGTCATTCATGACTTGCAAAGCCAGACCGTTGCTTACATAGCCAACAACCTGTCCAAGCGCGAACTCGGCGACGAGTCGGCGCTGGAAGAAATGGATCATTCGGCCGAGTCCGGCACCATCGGCCCTTATGAAAAAATCAACTGGGATGGCAGGAGAATGCGCTGCGTCAGCACGGTGCTCTTCGACGACGCCGAGGCCGCCATCGGCGTAATGTGCGTGAACTACAACATCGCGGTATTCGAGGACGTGAAGCACGTGATCGACCGCGTGATCTCCGGCGCAGGTTTGGTGAAGCAGCCTGAGGAACTGTTCAAGGACGACTGGCAGGAGCGCATCAACACGTTCCTTCACACCTGGCTCCAGGAGCGTCAGTTGGCGCTGAACTCCCTGACTCGCGACCATCGCCGCGAACTGGTTGAAGCGCTGTGGGCCGAGGGCGCCTTTAAGGGGAAAAGCGCGGCGAATTATGTGGCGAATGTACTCGGAATGGGGCGTGCCACCGTCTATCAACACATCAGGGATCTGCGAGGGGCGGCGGCCTGA
- a CDS encoding sigma-54 interaction domain-containing protein — protein sequence MSYPPVVPFVHDKADSGAFVGGAPAFRQLVRMIDRVAPTDHPLLIFGPTGSGKELVARRVHAHSQRQDQPFVDVNCGAIPENLVEAELFGHVKGAFTGAAENRQGLFQQVGKGTLLLDEIGELPLALQPKLLRVLETRTFRPIGSSTSLHFAGRVVAATHRDLRELARGGLFREDLFYRLAVFVLAVPGLEQRIEDIPALVVHFASQHARRLEFSPAAIRRLCQHSWPGHIRQLRNLISQLSVLAENTLIDVDSLEPFLANETGGPVSRASLADMLLQLEGRDKLAAAEDLLIDRALERTSGNKSAAATMLGVGRKTIERRLKSREEHHREARKCLEHASALIEESKFAEAIPLLRRCLDVLQTPHEQEAVRRLQFDAYRLLGMSLRSVHGWLYAEATACYAAALTIGEGVCEPAEIAAIQFGIWTTQLTTLQLKQARGTAQNMLERAQNGGDRVSLDEAHVAMTNTLFWLGDSEEALACLARGNLLGVGRNDTRTGSQGIDLASLALTFEGLAAYQIGAFGQARRAMEMLILRASEPGAHALAHAVNLQGAAWLACLFDDVDRLGHLASELESVSIANGFAFYRGVGQVLRACHLSALGHSDEAETVMLDGYDNHVVCNGGALFYSFKTWQHGELLLRAGRAKICEAILATAIDETLARQERVYLGELLVTRARAQWALGDVHAAELGLRTALSTALAFGSVPARVDAARYLADLLRSTGRGAEAIDTLERGLRSLTTDPTTRVTSAASLLAELQLDASFNLDSKGIANGI from the coding sequence ATGAGTTACCCCCCTGTCGTTCCGTTCGTCCACGACAAGGCTGATTCGGGCGCCTTCGTGGGCGGCGCCCCGGCGTTTCGCCAACTGGTCCGTATGATCGATCGGGTTGCCCCGACTGATCACCCTTTACTCATTTTCGGCCCGACGGGTTCGGGCAAGGAACTGGTCGCGCGCCGGGTGCATGCGCACAGCCAGCGCCAGGATCAACCATTTGTCGACGTCAACTGCGGCGCGATTCCCGAGAACCTCGTCGAAGCCGAACTGTTCGGGCATGTGAAAGGCGCGTTCACGGGCGCGGCCGAAAACCGTCAGGGACTTTTTCAGCAGGTCGGCAAGGGCACACTGCTGCTCGATGAAATCGGCGAACTGCCGCTCGCGCTGCAACCGAAACTGTTACGCGTGCTTGAAACGCGGACCTTCCGTCCGATCGGCTCATCCACCAGTCTGCATTTCGCGGGGCGCGTCGTCGCCGCGACCCACCGCGACCTGCGCGAGCTCGCGCGTGGCGGGCTATTTCGCGAGGACCTGTTCTACCGGCTCGCGGTCTTCGTGCTCGCCGTCCCCGGACTCGAGCAGCGCATCGAGGACATTCCGGCGCTGGTCGTTCACTTCGCATCGCAACACGCGCGCCGCCTCGAGTTCTCGCCGGCTGCCATCCGGCGGCTTTGCCAGCATTCGTGGCCGGGCCATATCCGGCAATTGCGCAACCTGATCAGCCAGTTGAGCGTGCTTGCCGAAAACACGCTCATCGATGTCGACTCGCTCGAGCCGTTTCTCGCCAACGAAACCGGCGGGCCGGTGTCGCGCGCCAGTCTCGCCGACATGCTGTTGCAACTCGAAGGCCGCGACAAGCTCGCCGCCGCCGAAGACCTGTTGATCGACCGTGCGCTCGAGCGGACCAGCGGCAACAAGAGTGCGGCCGCCACCATGCTCGGCGTGGGGCGCAAGACCATCGAGCGGCGGCTGAAGTCGCGCGAGGAACATCACCGCGAAGCGCGCAAGTGTCTCGAACACGCGAGCGCGCTGATCGAGGAATCGAAGTTCGCGGAAGCGATTCCACTGTTGCGCCGCTGCCTCGACGTGCTGCAGACGCCCCACGAACAGGAGGCCGTGCGCCGTTTGCAGTTCGACGCCTACCGGCTGCTCGGCATGAGCTTGCGCAGCGTGCACGGCTGGCTCTATGCGGAAGCCACCGCCTGCTACGCCGCCGCGCTGACGATCGGCGAAGGCGTCTGCGAGCCCGCCGAAATTGCCGCGATCCAGTTCGGCATCTGGACCACGCAGCTGACGACGCTCCAACTCAAGCAGGCGCGCGGAACCGCGCAGAACATGCTGGAGCGCGCGCAGAACGGCGGCGACCGGGTCTCGCTCGACGAAGCCCACGTCGCGATGACCAACACCCTCTTCTGGCTCGGCGACAGCGAGGAAGCGCTGGCCTGTCTCGCGCGCGGCAACCTGCTCGGCGTGGGACGCAACGATACCCGTACCGGCTCGCAAGGGATCGATCTCGCCAGCCTCGCGTTGACCTTCGAAGGGCTGGCCGCCTATCAGATCGGTGCATTCGGCCAGGCGCGGCGCGCCATGGAGATGTTGATTCTGCGCGCGTCCGAACCGGGCGCGCATGCGCTCGCTCATGCCGTCAACCTGCAGGGCGCCGCGTGGCTTGCCTGCCTGTTCGATGACGTGGACCGGCTCGGCCATCTCGCGAGCGAACTCGAATCGGTGTCGATCGCGAACGGTTTCGCGTTCTATCGCGGCGTCGGCCAGGTGTTGCGCGCATGCCATCTCAGTGCGCTCGGCCATTCCGACGAAGCGGAAACCGTGATGCTCGACGGCTACGACAACCACGTCGTGTGCAATGGCGGTGCGCTGTTCTATTCCTTCAAGACGTGGCAGCACGGTGAACTGCTGCTGCGCGCGGGCCGCGCCAAGATCTGCGAGGCGATTCTCGCCACCGCGATCGACGAGACCCTCGCCCGTCAGGAACGTGTCTATCTGGGCGAACTGCTGGTGACCCGGGCGCGCGCGCAGTGGGCGCTGGGCGATGTGCACGCCGCGGAACTGGGTCTGCGCACCGCGCTGTCCACCGCGCTTGCGTTCGGTTCAGTGCCGGCGCGTGTGGACGCCGCGCGCTATCTCGCCGATCTGCTGCGCTCCACCGGCCGCGGCGCCGAAGCCATCGACACACTCGAGCGCGGTTTGCGCTCGCTAACGACGGATCCGACCACTCGCGTCACCAGCGCCGCGAGTCTGCTTGCCGAACTTCAGCTGGACGCCTCTTTCAACCTCGACAGTAAAGGAATCGCAAATGGCATATGA
- a CDS encoding aminotransferase: MKIKDFGVERWMDLYETKCTYNLAETCVESLTVDQLLTLANKQDSILDELRGLKLTYGAIEGSSRLREAISAMYARQSPENLIVTHGAIGGNALVYETLVEPGDTVISVLPTYQQHYSIPESYGADVRILKLREENGFLPDLAELRSLVNDKTRLIAINNPNNPTGSLMDEAFLAAIGEIARSCGAYVLCDEVYRGTDQEGSGYTASIADVYERGISTGSMSKTYSLAGLRLGWIAGPKDLIRAVAIHRDYNTISVGMIDDHFASIALENRAAILARNHDIVRTNLAIVDAWIAKEPAMSYIKPKSGTTALLKYDLPMSSLEFCTELIEQTGVMLTPGSALDMEGYVRLGYANNRYVLETGLAKVSDFLAKRV, translated from the coding sequence ATGAAGATCAAGGACTTCGGCGTCGAACGCTGGATGGATCTGTACGAAACCAAGTGTACGTACAACCTGGCGGAAACCTGCGTGGAATCGCTGACGGTCGATCAGTTGCTGACGCTGGCGAACAAGCAGGACAGCATTCTCGACGAGCTGCGCGGGCTCAAGCTCACCTACGGCGCAATCGAAGGGTCGAGCCGGCTGCGTGAAGCGATCTCGGCCATGTACGCGCGCCAGTCGCCGGAAAACCTGATCGTCACGCACGGCGCCATCGGCGGCAACGCGCTGGTGTACGAAACCCTGGTCGAGCCTGGCGACACGGTGATTTCGGTTCTGCCGACCTACCAGCAACACTATTCGATTCCCGAGAGCTACGGCGCCGACGTGCGGATTCTGAAGCTGCGCGAGGAGAACGGATTTCTGCCGGATCTCGCCGAACTCCGCAGTCTCGTCAACGACAAAACCCGACTCATCGCGATCAACAACCCCAACAATCCCACCGGTTCGCTGATGGACGAGGCGTTCCTGGCCGCGATCGGCGAGATTGCGCGTTCGTGCGGAGCGTATGTGCTATGCGACGAGGTGTATCGCGGTACGGATCAGGAAGGCAGTGGTTATACCGCGTCGATTGCGGACGTGTACGAGCGCGGCATCAGTACCGGCAGCATGTCCAAAACGTATTCACTCGCGGGACTGAGACTCGGCTGGATCGCCGGTCCGAAGGATCTGATCCGCGCTGTCGCGATTCATCGCGACTACAACACGATCAGCGTGGGCATGATCGACGATCATTTTGCCTCCATCGCGCTGGAAAATCGCGCGGCGATTCTGGCACGCAACCACGACATCGTGCGGACGAACCTGGCGATCGTGGACGCATGGATTGCCAAAGAACCGGCGATGTCTTATATCAAGCCCAAGTCCGGAACCACGGCGTTGTTGAAATACGACCTGCCGATGTCGTCGCTTGAATTCTGCACTGAACTGATCGAACAAACCGGCGTGATGCTGACGCCGGGCAGTGCGCTCGACATGGAGGGTTATGTGCGTCTTGGGTACGCCAACAACCGCTACGTGCTCGAAACAGGGCTTGCCAAAGTGTCGGATTTTCTCGCGAAGCGAGTCTGA